In Tachypleus tridentatus isolate NWPU-2018 chromosome 7, ASM421037v1, whole genome shotgun sequence, a genomic segment contains:
- the LOC143256184 gene encoding uncharacterized protein LOC143256184: MTKSSYCSLPGSAYPWHSVRRYINDNQGLVRRMYGDQRQSFVLHEDIETRRSRYINTPERPDLKSSRYINTPDSKSSRVRLNSRHQIFPQVVFPMESNRKGSTEIPQMSSVAEDKGSTTISEGNSFMKTEVSSTEPTSSFHRTSSSKEPLDDTQTSHQSNTKTTGVEKESFSPLYYEDTSELQEKVNFVNSNYLNSDTEEHETTATKIGVNACPVKEEVVAPYWANNTRGETLALLNVYPFEQYVNWEKCAYEYQQMYCRLGCRCEQQFRLHRLLALDPKNECRGIFSDWFRFPSSCVCICYDILPEVSHQFSRTKKQD, encoded by the exons ATGACCAAATCATCTTACTGTTCTCTCCCCGGGAGTGCTTACCCCTG GCATTCCGTTCGACGATATATAAACGATAACCAAGGGCTTGTGAGGCGAATGTATGGAGACCAGCGCCAAAGTTTTGTCCTTCATGAAGACATAGAAACCAGGCGATCACGGTATATAAACACACCAGAACGTCCTGACTTAAAGTCGTCACGGTATATAAATACACCTGACTCAAAGTCGTCTCGAGTACGACTAAATTCGCGTCATCAAATATTTCCTCAGGTCGTATTTCCAATGGAGTCGAATCGTAAAGGTTCTACAGAAATTCCACAGATGAGCAGTGTCGCAGAAGACAAGGGCTCTACTACCATCAGTGAAGGGAACAGTTTTATGAAAACGGAAGTATCGAGCACAGAACCGACATCTTCCTTCCATAGAACCTCGTCGTCGAAGGAACCATTAGACGACACACAAACTTCACATCAAAGTAACACGAAGACTACGGGAGTGGAGAAAGAATCTTTCAGTCCTCTATACTATGAAGACACGAGTGAACTACAAGAAAAGGTAAACTTTGTCAACTCCAACTACTTAAATTCGGACACAGAAGAACACGAAACGACCGCTACGAAAATTGGCGT GAACGCGTGTCCAGTCAAAGAAGAAGTCGTTGCGCCCTACTGGGCCAACAACACTCGAGGAGAGACCCTCGCCTTGCTCAACGTTTATCCATTTGAACAATACGTCAACTGGGAAAAATGCGC GTACGAATATCAGCAGATGTACTGTAGGCTCGGCTGTCGCTGCGAACAACAATTCCGGCTTCACCGACTTCTGGCGTTAGATCCCAAAAACGAGTGCCGAGGAATATTTTCCGATTGGTTCCGATTTCCGTCATCGTGTGTGTGCATCTGCTACGATATTCTACCAGAGGTTTCACACCAATTTTCAAGGACTAAAAAACAGGATTAA